Genomic segment of Rhodocaloribacter litoris:
ACGGCGTGCTGGTGATGACCGTGGCCATCCTCAGCGCCGTGCTGGGCACCTGGGCCTACGCCGCCCTGCGCCCCCGCCTGCCCCACTGACCTTTCGAAAAACGCAACCAATCGTCAACAAGAGGTCCGGCCATGTTATTCCGACAGATTTTCGACGAGAAGCTGGCTCAGTACGCCTACCTGATCGGCTGCCAGAAGACCGGGGAAGCCATCGTCATCGACCCCGAACGGGACATCGACCAGTACATCGCGCTGGCCGAGCAGGAGGGGCTCGAGATCGTGGCCGCCGCCGACACCCACATCCACGCGGACTACCTCTCGGGCCTGCGCGAGTTTGCCGAGCGCGGGGTGAAGGTCTACGCCTCGGACGAGGGCGACGCCGACTGGAAGTACGAGTGGCTCATCCACAGCGACAAATACGACTACCAGCTGCTCAGAGACGGCGACACGTTCCGCGTGGGCAACATCGAGCTGAAGGCCGTCCACACGCCGGGGCACACGCCCGAGCACCTGAGCTTCCTCGTCACCGACCTGGGCGGCGGGGCGGACGCGCCCATGGGCATCGTCACCGGCGACTTCGTGTTCGTGGGCGATCTGGGCCGCCCCGACCTGCTCGAGTCCGCCGCCGGCATCCAGGGGGCGATGGAGCCCTCGGCCCGCACGCTCTACCGCTCGGTGCAGCGCTTCCTGGAGCTGGACGACTACCTGCAGGTGTGGCCGGCCCACGGCGCCGGGAGCGCCTGCGGCAAGGCCCTGGGCGCCGTCCCCGAAACGACCGTCGGCTACGAGCGCCGCTTCAACGCCGCCATCCGCGCCGCGAAGGATGGTGAGCAGCCGTTCGTCGACTTCATCCTCGAAGGGCAGCCCGAACCCCCGATGTACTTCGCCCGGATGAAGCGCGACAACAAGCTCGGGCCGAAGGTGCTGGGCTCGCTCCCCAACCCGCGCCTGCTCACCCTGGGCGAGCTGCGGCGGCTGGCTGGTAACACCGACGTGGCCGTCCTCGACACGCGCATCGACCGCTCCGCCTTCATGAAGGGCCACCTCCCGGGCAGCCTCTACACGCCGTTCAACAAGACGTTCAACACCGTCGCCGGCTCGTACGTGGAGGAAGACATGCCGATCTACCTGATCATCGAAGAGGAGCATGTGGAGCAGGCCGTCCGCGACCTCGTCCGCATCGGGCTGGACCACATTGCCGGCTACGCGCCGCCGGCACTGCTGGCGACCTACGCCGAGCAGGGGGGCGAGCTGGCCTCCATCGAAGAGGTTTCCTTCGACGCCCTCGACGCGCTGAGGAAGCGGGACGACGTGGCGATCCTGGACGTGCGCGGACAGGCCGAGTTCCAGGCGGCGCACGTGCCCGACGCCTACAACATCGCGCACACGCGCCTGTGGGTGCGCCGCGATGAGGTGCCGGCGGGCAAGACGCTGGCCGTGCACTGCAAGACCGGCGGGCGCTCGGCCGTGGCCGCGGCGCTGCTGGCCCGCCTCGGGCACGACGTGATCTACGTCAACGGCAAGTTCGACGACTGGGCCGCCCGGCACGACGTTGCCGAGGGCGGCGAAATCCACGCCGTCGCCTGAGCCTTCCGGGGCGCCGGCGGGCCGGTCGGCCGGCGCTGTCCCCGTTTCCCTGAACCTCAATGCGGCGCGGGAGCCGCGGCCGGATCGCCACGCTGGCGGCCGGTGTGGGCTTTCCGTGTGCCTAGAAAATATGTGGATTGCCATCATCGGCGCCGTGCTGATCGGGTTGTCGCTGGGCCTGCTGGGCTCGGGCGGCAGCATCCTGACGGTGCCCGTCCTCATCTACCTCGTCGGCGAGCCGGACAAGGTCGCCATCGCCGAGAGCCTGGGCATCGTGGCGGCCATCGCGGCCGCGGGCGCCCTGCCCTACGCCCGGCAGCGTGCGGTCGACTGGCGTAGCGTCCTCTTCTTCGGCGTGCCGGGCATCGCCGGCACGTACGGTGGGGCGTGGCTCTCGCAGTACGTCTCCGGGGCCGTGCAGCTCGTCCTCTTCGCCGCGGTGATGCTGCTGGCCGCCGTGCTGATGTACCGGCACAGCCGGCCCACGGCGGCCCCGCCCCTGGCCGCGGCAGGCATCCAGGCCACGCACGCCGCCTGGAAGATCATGCTCGAAGGCATCGGTGTGGGCATCCTGACCGGCCTCGTCGGCGTCGGCGGCGGCTTCCTGATCGTCCCGGCGCTCGTGCTGCTGGGCGGGCTCGACATGCGTCGGGCCGTGGGGACCAGCCTGGTCATCATCGCCCTCAAGAGCGTGGCCGGCTACCTGAAATACCTGGACGTGCTGGCGGCTTCCGGCCTGTCGGTCAACTGGGAGGTCGTCGGCCTCTTCGCCGCCGTCGGCATCGCCGGCTCGTTCGCCGGCAACTGGCTCGGCACCCGTATCCCGCAGAACCGGCTCCAGCGCGGCTTCGCCGTCTTCCTCGTCGGGATGGGACTCTGGATCCTGTACCAGAACATCGGACAGCTGACCGGTTGAACGAAAAGTGCCCGGATCACGGCCCCGCCGGTACACGGCAGCGGGCCGCAAAATTGGCCGGTCCGGCCGTGCAGGGAGCAGAAAAAGTGCGCGGGGATAATTATACTTCCTCCGGGTGCCTTTCCCACGCAGGCACCCGGAAGCATGTTCTTCCCACCAAACACGCGGTACGACAATGTCTGAAAAATCCCTGAACCGGCGCGACTTTCTGCTGCGCCTCTCGGCGCTGGGCGCTCTCACGGCCGGCTCCGGCAGCCTGCTGGCGGCCTGTGGCGGCGGGCAGCAACAGCCCGGTGGCGAAACCGGAGCCGCCGAAACGCCCGCCACGGCCACAGCCGGCTGCAACGACCTCTCCGGCCTCTCGGAAGCAGACCGGGCGCAGAGCCAGCAGATGCGCCAGAGCCTGCAGTACGTGGACGAATCGCCCGTCGAAGGCAAGGTGTGCTCGAACTGCGCGCTCTGGATCGAGCCGGAGCCCGGCGCGGCCTGTGGCGGCTGTACCCTCATCAAGGGTCCCATCTCGCCGAACGGCTACTGTACCTCCTGGGCCCCCAGGCAGGCATGACCCGTATCCGGTGACGGGGGTGCCGGGTCCGCCGCGATCCGGTACCCCCGTTCCCCCGCTCCGCGACGGGCCGGGTTGTTCCGGGAAGCGCCGTTCCGACGGGATGCGCCCGGCCGAAGCGACATGTCGTCTCTGAACCTGAAGAAGTATCTCTTCTGCCTCACATGGCTTCCCGGATACGGGCGGGAGGACCTCCGGGGTGATCTGGTGGCCGGTTTGACGGTCGGGGTGATGCTGGTTCCACAGGGGATGGCCTACGCCCTGCTGGCCGGCCTGCCGCCGATCTACGGTCTCTATGCCTCTTTCGTCCCGCTGCTCATCTATCCGATCTTCGGCACGTCCCGGCACCTGGCCTTTGGTCCCATCGCCATCGACATGCTGATCGTGGCGGCGGGGCTGGGCCTGATCGTCGCGCCCGGCTCACCGCGCTACGTCGAGCTGGCGATCCTGCTGGCGGCGATGGTGGGCACCTTGCAGCTCCTGATGGGGATCGCCCGGCTGGGCTTCCTCGTGAACCTGCTTTCCCGGCCCGTCATCACCGGCTTCACCGCAGCGGCGGCCCTCATCATCGCCTGCAGCCAGCTCGGCAACCTGCTCGGGGTGTCCCTGCCGTCGTCCCAGCACCTCCACACGCTGCTCTGGGCTGCCCTCCGGCACCTGGCCGACTGGCATATGCCCACGCTGGGCCTGGGTGCCGGTGCCGTCCTGGTGATCGTCTTGCTCCAGCGGCGGCTGCCGGCCGTCCCCGGACCGCTCGTGGCCGTGGTCCTCGGCACGCTGCTCGCCTGGGGCCTCCGTCTCGACCGGAACGGCGTCGAGGTGGTCGGCGCCATCCCCACGGGCCTGCCCGGCTTTCAGGTCCCCTCCTTCGACCTGACCGCCGCCCGGCTGCTGCTGCCGACGGCCGTCACGCTGGCGCTGGTGCAATTCATGAACGTCGTCTCGCTGGGCAAGGTCTTCGCCGCGAAACACCGCTACACGATCCGGCCCAACCGGGAACTGGTCGCGCTCGGGCTGGCCAACCTGGGCGGGAGCTTCTTCCGGAGCCCGCCGGTCTCAGGCAGTTTCTCACGCACCGCCGTGGGGGCCCACGCCGGGACCCGGACGGCCCTGGCGAACGCCGTGGCCGCGCTCGTCATCGCCCTCACCCTCCTCTTCCTGACCCCGCTCTTCTTCTACCTCCCCATCCCCATCTTCGCCGCCATCATCATGGTGGCCGCCCTCGGCTTGATCGACGTGAACGAGCTGCGCTTTCTCTTCCGCGCCAAACGCATCGACGGCTACATCGCCGTGCTGACGTTCCTGGCCACCCTGTTCATCGGCATCCAGGAAGGCGTGCTCATCGGGGTGGGGGCCTCGGTGGCCGCCGTCATGTACCGCATCAGCCGCCCCAACGTGGCCGAACTCGGACACCTGCCCGGCACCCGCTCCTTCCGCGACCTCCAGCGGCATCCCGACGCCCGGCCCATCGCGGGCATCCTCCTCCTGCGCATCGACGCCTCCTTCTCCTTCGCCAACGCCGAATACCTGCGCGACCTGATCCTCGCACGCAGCGAGAAAGACGAACGCATCCGGGCCATCGTCCTCGACGCCAGCAGCGTCAACGACCTCGACCTGACCGCCGCGTCCGTGCTGCGCTCGGTGGCGGAAACCCTGCAGGCACGCGGCCTCGAACTCTACCTGGCCGGCGTCAAAGGCCCGGTGATGGACGTCATCACCCGCACCGGCCTGGACGTGCTCATCGGCCGGGATCACTTCTTCCTCAGCCCGCACCGGGCCGTGAAGCACCTGCTTACCCGGTGGGGCACCTCGGCCGGCTACCTCGAGGCAGTGCCGGGAGAACAGACCCCTTCCGAATAGACATGCAAAAAGGGCGACCCGCCGCAGCGCATCGCCCTCGCTGAAACCGTTTCGGAGCGCGTCACGACTTTTTGCCGTAGCGCCGCATGAACTTCTCGACGCGACCCGCCGTGTCCACGTACTGCCGGCGGCCGGTGTAGAACGGGTGGTTCGTCGAATCCACCTCGGAGACGTAGGTGTCCGTCTTCAACGTCGAGCGGGTCTGGAACGTGGTGCCGTCGGCCAGGCGCACGGTGATCAGCTTGTATTCGGGATGCAGGTCCTTTTTCATGGTCCCCTTCGGCGTTTATCGTCAGGCGTGGTTCTTCCGGAAAAAGTGTCGAAGCATAAGCTACGCCGTTGAAAACCTCAAGTTTCCCCCGCGTCGTTTCGCGGAGGTTTCACGCGCGCCCCCCGCGGCTCCCTTCACGGGTGCGCCCCAACCACCGACGGCACGCCCGGGCCGAAGCCCGCGGCTACAGGCTACAACCCGGTAGCCGCACCCTTCACGGGTGCGCCTCAACCATCGCCGGTACGCCCGGGCTAAAGCCCGCGGCTACAGGCTACAACCCGGTAGCCGCATCCTTCACGGGTGCGCCACTACCACCGCCGGCACGCCCGGGGTAAAGCCCGCGGCTCCCGCGCCTCACCCTTCGGGAGCGGTCAGATCCGAGGGCAGGCGGGGCGAAGACAGCAGCTCGGCGAAGACGGCCCACCGGCGGTCCGGGTCGCCGCCGGCGCGGGCCTCCACGTAGGCGCGGACGAGGTCCTGCCCCAGGTTGTAGTTGATGACGTAGCTCCGGTACGTGTCGATGAAGCGGACGCGCTGGCGGGCCCGCTCGGGGGTCATGAGGGCGTAGGTCGTCAGGAAGCGGGCGGCCGCGTCGGCGTCGATCTCGCCGTTGAGGTAGCGGCGGGCGGCCTCGTTGCCGGCGTAGCTGAGCCGGGCCACGCGTTCCTGCACGGCGGCATAGTCGGCGGCCCGGGACGGGTCGAGGCCGGCCAGCGGGTAGAGCACGTCGCGCTCGAAGGCCAGCCGCTCCTCACCCGGGAAGGCCACGTCGATGCCGTAGTTGGCGCTCCCCTCGGCGATGAGCGACTGCGGGCTGAAGAGTGGGTAGACGGAGAACTCCATCCACCCCCGCTCGCGGACGAGGTGCTGCTCGAGCAGGGCGTTGTAGACGTGGTGCCCCGGGTAGCCCTCGTGCGCCGCCAGGTCGATGGCGCGGTCGATGTAGATGGGCAGGTCGGTGTTGATCTGGATGAGGCTGTGGGCGTCGCCCTGGTACCAGTTGTACCCGCTCCAGGGCTTGTCCGTCACGTACTCGAGCACGAAGCGCTCCTGCGGGGGCAGGGCGATGTGGGCCTTCGTGCGGCGCCGCGCCTCGGCGATGGCCGTGGTGAAGACCGTGTCCAGCCGTTCGGGCGGGATGATGAAGGCCGCGCGGAAGCGGGCGTAGCGCTCGGTGAGCGGGCCGTCGCCGGGGAGGAGGCCGTCGAGCTCGTCGAGGATGGCCTGGAAGTGGCTTTCGGGGTAGGTGGGGGGCGCGGCGTCGTAGAGGGCCTTCGCCTCCTCGTCGAACGTGAACGTCCGGCCGCGCAGCATGTCCACGCGGGCGGCGACGGCCCGGAGCTGGGTGGTCAGGTAGCGGTGGCGCAGGCGGAGCATCTCGTCGGCCCCCTCCACGTCGACGGCCCCCAGGCGGGCCTGCAGGGCCTCGGCCTCGGCTGCCAGCGCGTCGAGCGGGCGGACGGCGGCCTCGGCCTCCTCGCGCCAGGCGGCGGGGCCATAGTACGCATCCACATAGGCGTCGTCGTGCTGCCCCACGGCCAGCACCAGCTTCACGTAGGCTTCGGCGATCTCGTTCATGGCGTCGTTCGGGTCGGCGGGCGGGCGGCAGGCGGGCACCATCAGGACCAGCAGGCACAGCCTGCAGAGGGCGCGGTACATCGGCTCGGGCGGTTGGTTTCGGAAAAAGGGAAGGTACGAGATGTTTCGGCTCCGGGGTAGGCCCGGCGGGTGCCATCCGCAAGAAGGCGGCCTGAGCAACTTCTCCCACGCCCGGCGGCGAGGACGTTGCATCCTCCCCACGTCCACACATCCATCCAACCACACATCCACCCAACCATACATCCACACATCCATACATCCACACATCCACCCAATCACCCCCCGGCACCTTTTCCCCGCCGCCGGGTACGAACGACGTCCGTCCCCCCCTGCCCGTTGTTGCCCATGCCCGCCTGGACCTGTGACGCCCTCCTGTTCGACCTCGACGGGGTGCTGGTGGATTCGCACGCGGTCATCGAGCGGCACTGGCGGCGGTGGGCCGCCCGGCACGGGGTCGATGAGGAGGCGCTCCTGCGCGACTTCCACGGCCGGCGCATGGTGGACCTCATCCGGCGGCACGCCCCCCACCTGAACGCCGAAGTCGAGGCGGCGCGGCTCGCCCGCGAGGAGGGGCTGGACACCGACGGCGTGCGGGCCTTCGCGGGCGCGGCGGAGCTGCTCCGCGCCCTCCCCGCAGGCGCCTGGGCCGTGGTCACCTCGGGCAACCGCCTCACGGCCACCACGCGCCTGCGCCACACGGGCCTGCCCTGGCCCCGGGTGCTGGTGACAGCGGACGACGTGCGGCGCGGCAAGCCCGACCCGGAGCCCTACCTCCGCGCCGCCGAAGCCCTCGGCGTGGCCCCCGGCCGCTGCCTCGTCCTCGAAGACGCCCCCGCCGGCATCGACGCCGCGAAGGCCGCCGGCATGACCGCGCTCGCCCTCACCACCACCCATCCGCCCGGCGCCTTTCCCCATGCCGACGCCGTGGCCCGCCGCCTGGCCGACCTCCGGGTGCACCCCGACGACGCCGGCCGCCTGCGCGTCACGCTCGATGCCCCCGTGTGAACGCCGGGATCACCCGCTTCCTCACCGGCCGAAACCATCGGGCAGGATGGAACCTCTTCGTGCCTCTGTGCCTTCGTGGCCCATAATCCTCCGTCCCCGATCCGTATGCCTCCGTCTGCCACGATAAACCGGCATCACGCCCTGACAAAGCGCCCTGTGATGCCGCTCCGTCATAGCTCAATGCCCTCTTGCCGGACGGCCTGCATCAGGGGGTGCCCCGGATCCTCAAAGGCAGCTACGTCGAACGGCTGGATCGAGACATCCTCGCCGTACCGGGTGAGCAGCCGCACCTGCAGGGGAGCCAACCGCTTGAGTTCACGCACCGGCTCCACCGCTCCGCGAAGCACGGCCAGCAGATCCACGTCGCTGGCGGGGTGAGCCTCGCCCCGGGCCTGCGAACCGTATAAAATGACATGAACCAGCCGATCCCCGTACAGGTCCACCAGCGCCTGACGGGCCTCTTCGAGGGCGGCACGAAGCGTCGGTCTCATGGCCACGCAAGAATGAATGGGGGCGGCTCTTTTCACGTCGTCCTCCGGCCCGTGTTTCTCCCCCAAACGGACGCGTCACGCTCGATGCCCTCGTGTGAACGCCAGAATCACTCGCTTCCTCACCGGCCGAAACCATCGGGCAGACCGGAACCTCTTCGTGCCTCTGTGCCTTCGTGGCCCATAATCCACCGTCCGCGATCCGTACGCCTCCGTCTGCCATGACCCCGAAGAACACCCTGTTGTGGTGGAGCAGCGGTAAGGACAGCGCGTGGGCGTTGCACGTGCTCCGCCGCC
This window contains:
- a CDS encoding sulfite exporter TauE/SafE family protein — encoded protein: MWIAIIGAVLIGLSLGLLGSGGSILTVPVLIYLVGEPDKVAIAESLGIVAAIAAAGALPYARQRAVDWRSVLFFGVPGIAGTYGGAWLSQYVSGAVQLVLFAAVMLLAAVLMYRHSRPTAAPPLAAAGIQATHAAWKIMLEGIGVGILTGLVGVGGGFLIVPALVLLGGLDMRRAVGTSLVIIALKSVAGYLKYLDVLAASGLSVNWEVVGLFAAVGIAGSFAGNWLGTRIPQNRLQRGFAVFLVGMGLWILYQNIGQLTG
- a CDS encoding HAD-IA family hydrolase, with the translated sequence MPAWTCDALLFDLDGVLVDSHAVIERHWRRWAARHGVDEEALLRDFHGRRMVDLIRRHAPHLNAEVEAARLAREEGLDTDGVRAFAGAAELLRALPAGAWAVVTSGNRLTATTRLRHTGLPWPRVLVTADDVRRGKPDPEPYLRAAEALGVAPGRCLVLEDAPAGIDAAKAAGMTALALTTTHPPGAFPHADAVARRLADLRVHPDDAGRLRVTLDAPV
- a CDS encoding SulP family inorganic anion transporter, translating into MSSLNLKKYLFCLTWLPGYGREDLRGDLVAGLTVGVMLVPQGMAYALLAGLPPIYGLYASFVPLLIYPIFGTSRHLAFGPIAIDMLIVAAGLGLIVAPGSPRYVELAILLAAMVGTLQLLMGIARLGFLVNLLSRPVITGFTAAAALIIACSQLGNLLGVSLPSSQHLHTLLWAALRHLADWHMPTLGLGAGAVLVIVLLQRRLPAVPGPLVAVVLGTLLAWGLRLDRNGVEVVGAIPTGLPGFQVPSFDLTAARLLLPTAVTLALVQFMNVVSLGKVFAAKHRYTIRPNRELVALGLANLGGSFFRSPPVSGSFSRTAVGAHAGTRTALANAVAALVIALTLLFLTPLFFYLPIPIFAAIIMVAALGLIDVNELRFLFRAKRIDGYIAVLTFLATLFIGIQEGVLIGVGASVAAVMYRISRPNVAELGHLPGTRSFRDLQRHPDARPIAGILLLRIDASFSFANAEYLRDLILARSEKDERIRAIVLDASSVNDLDLTAASVLRSVAETLQARGLELYLAGVKGPVMDVITRTGLDVLIGRDHFFLSPHRAVKHLLTRWGTSAGYLEAVPGEQTPSE
- a CDS encoding nucleotidyltransferase domain-containing protein, with product MRPTLRAALEEARQALVDLYGDRLVHVILYGSQARGEAHPASDVDLLAVLRGAVEPVRELKRLAPLQVRLLTRYGEDVSIQPFDVAAFEDPGHPLMQAVRQEGIEL
- a CDS encoding high-potential iron-sulfur protein codes for the protein MSEKSLNRRDFLLRLSALGALTAGSGSLLAACGGGQQQPGGETGAAETPATATAGCNDLSGLSEADRAQSQQMRQSLQYVDESPVEGKVCSNCALWIEPEPGAACGGCTLIKGPISPNGYCTSWAPRQA
- a CDS encoding MBL fold metallo-hydrolase; the encoded protein is MLFRQIFDEKLAQYAYLIGCQKTGEAIVIDPERDIDQYIALAEQEGLEIVAAADTHIHADYLSGLREFAERGVKVYASDEGDADWKYEWLIHSDKYDYQLLRDGDTFRVGNIELKAVHTPGHTPEHLSFLVTDLGGGADAPMGIVTGDFVFVGDLGRPDLLESAAGIQGAMEPSARTLYRSVQRFLELDDYLQVWPAHGAGSACGKALGAVPETTVGYERRFNAAIRAAKDGEQPFVDFILEGQPEPPMYFARMKRDNKLGPKVLGSLPNPRLLTLGELRRLAGNTDVAVLDTRIDRSAFMKGHLPGSLYTPFNKTFNTVAGSYVEEDMPIYLIIEEEHVEQAVRDLVRIGLDHIAGYAPPALLATYAEQGGELASIEEVSFDALDALRKRDDVAILDVRGQAEFQAAHVPDAYNIAHTRLWVRRDEVPAGKTLAVHCKTGGRSAVAAALLARLGHDVIYVNGKFDDWAARHDVAEGGEIHAVA
- the rpmE gene encoding 50S ribosomal protein L31 translates to MKKDLHPEYKLITVRLADGTTFQTRSTLKTDTYVSEVDSTNHPFYTGRRQYVDTAGRVEKFMRRYGKKS